One genomic segment of Helianthus annuus cultivar XRQ/B chromosome 14, HanXRQr2.0-SUNRISE, whole genome shotgun sequence includes these proteins:
- the LOC118486574 gene encoding extensin-like — MTRSEEANSHPVENRDDAKFLVTSAELKAIVNEAVEKALARQYSEYSETHSRNLSAPHAKPKNHSEIRNKPPPTPPKPKKDENRHSSNENSVVMPPRFLRGRGKGPESGHDHEAGPSHRRTPSITMSTSPQEPWRLYIEPGRRSVSLSSSPSYQHSFRPHSENEPNNQPPAFIPLQRSNSHHSFGDPTPVFQSRFNPANLLPEPVGFNPLGPEDHFSGENDMDEDTDPVEPASGTPNHPIEISDGSSFHGSPYRGPDSFMEKFNQYDWYFTPSEHSHHEQQQDPSVGHQFVAVTPPPPPPPSSGSHYPPLQEEEDPYNGGPSSPIPDVNSVPVVPPLGFDNPIPAYAGSAAYNPFEQSAHTHYNYNYGYAEVDPYQVARDYNALHPEGPYGGPWTAGYPTYGYQHQPPPPPVYQPPQPQIQQEVLERLNQVEQEVREDRRERQGFFKGLSDLLKGKSKRRGH, encoded by the exons ATGACCAGATCAGAGGAAGCCAATAGCCATCCGGTTGAGAACCGTGATGATGCAAAGTTCTTAGTGACCAGTGCCGAATTAAAAGCAATTGTGAATGAAGCAGTTGAGAAAGCCTTAGcgcgacagtacagtgagtacagtgaaaCCCACAGTAGAAATCTGTCTGCACCACATGCGAAACCAAAGAATCATTCTGAGATTCGCAACAAGCCGCCACCTACTCCTCCCAAACCTAAGAAAGATGAGAATCGTCATTcctcaaatgaaaacagt GTCGTCATGCCACCCAGATTCCTTCGCGGTAGAGGCAAAGGACCCGAGTCAGgtcatgatcacgaggccgggccgTCGCATCGACGTACTCCTTCCATCACCATGAGCACCAGCCCGCaagagccatggaggctctatATTGAACCTGGAAGGCGATCAGTATCCCTTAGCTCCTCTCCTTCGTACCAACACTCATTTAGGCCCCATTCAgaaaacgagcccaacaaccAGCCGCCAGCTTTCATACCTTtacagagatccaactctcatcATTCTTTTGGCGACCCAACACCCGTTTTCCAAAGCCGATTTAACCCGGCTAACCTTCTgccagaacccgtgggttttaacccacttggaccggaagaccacttttCAGGGGAAAACGacatggatgaggatactgaCCCCGTGGAGCCTGCATCAGGAACGCCGAATCATCCCATTgagatctcagatgggtcatCATTCCATGGATCGCCATACCGCGGACCGGACAGTTTTATGGAGAAATTCAATCAGTatgattggtatttcaccccGTCTGAGCACTCGCATCAcgagcagcaacaggatccttcggtGGGTCATCAATTTGTGGCAGTcacgccgccgccaccaccacca ccatcaagtggcagccattatccgccacttcaggaggaagaagACCCATATAATGGTGGTCCGTCAAGCCCTATACCAGATGTCAACTCAGTACCTGTGGTACCACCCTTGGGTTTCGATAACCCGATTCCTGCGTATGCTGGGTCAGCAGCATACAACCCATTTGAGCAGTCGGCGCAcacccactacaactacaactacggTTATGCGGAGGTAGATCCGTACCAAGTAGCTCGGGACTACAATGCCCTTCATCCTGAAGGACCATATGGAGGGCCATGGACTGCTGGttacccgacttatgggtaccagcatcaGCCACCTCCTCCACCAGTGTATCAGCCGCCACAGCCACAGATTCAGCAGGAAGTCCTTGAGAGGTTAAACCAAGTTGAACAAGAAGTTCGTGAAGACCGCAGAGAGCGGCAAGGTTTCTTCAAAGGGCTGTCAGACTTGCTTAAGGGGAAGTCGAAGAGGAGGGGTCATTGA